Below is a window of Desulfuromonadaceae bacterium DNA.
GGACCAAAGTTGTCGCGCGGGCTGAGGGTCTGTGGAAGGACATTCGGTTCCTTGAACACGGCCTGCTCCAGTGCCAATGGTTGCCCATTGACAAAAACCTGCTTGTTACTTATCTCAATCTTGTCGCCGGGGACACCGATCACGCGTTTAATAAAATCCCGCCGCTTGAAGTACGATTGATCGCGATCTTCCGGAAACTCAAAAACCACTACATCACCACGCTGCGGCTCACGAAGCACCAGAAAACGTTCATCGATAAAAGGAAGTTTCGTCCCGTAAATAAATTTGTTGACCAGCAGATGATCACCGATCAACAACGTATCTTCCATCGATCCAGAAGGGATTTTATACGCCTGAACAACCAGCGAACGAATCACCAGCGCCAGTAAAGCGGCAACAATAATCGCCTCGACCCACTCCCGCACCTTTGATTTATGCGTTTTTTTCGACACCGCGGGCGTCGGTTCTTCTCCAGCGTTTTCTTCTTGCACAGCAGGATCTTTTGTTATCATTTTTGTTCCTTTACTTTAAGGATTGCAAGGAATGCTTCCTGAGGCAATTCAACGCTGCCGACCTGCTT
It encodes the following:
- the lepB gene encoding signal peptidase I; this translates as MITKDPAVQEENAGEEPTPAVSKKTHKSKVREWVEAIIVAALLALVIRSLVVQAYKIPSGSMEDTLLIGDHLLVNKFIYGTKLPFIDERFLVLREPQRGDVVVFEFPEDRDQSYFKRRDFIKRVIGVPGDKIEISNKQVFVNGQPLALEQAVFKEPNVLPQTLSPRDNFGPVVVPPESLFVMGDNRDRSYDSRFWGFVAYDALKGLAFIKYWSWDADKFFPRFGRIGRPID